A window of the Bactrocera neohumeralis isolate Rockhampton unplaced genomic scaffold, APGP_CSIRO_Bneo_wtdbg2-racon-allhic-juicebox.fasta_v2 cluster09, whole genome shotgun sequence genome harbors these coding sequences:
- the LOC126764137 gene encoding spermidine synthase isoform X4, whose product MVDQILNGWFSEIQNELWPGQAFSLKLSRVLHEEKSKYQDIKVLDTATYGTCLVLDGIIQCTTRDEFSYQEMISFLPLNSHPAPKKVLIVGGGDGGVAREVSKHPLVEEIHQVEIDERVVELSKEFLPNMACGFKNPKVKLTIGDGFKYMKEHANEFDVIITDSSDPVGPAESLFQESYYELMKNALRPGGIVCSQGGSFWLNCAYVKKIMDGCKKHFTKVSYAHTSIPSYPCGHIGFVIGCLDSNTNFKTSLHNLSEAELENMKLKYYTRNIHSAAFSLPRWVELFLSNK is encoded by the exons ATGGTGGACCAAATCTTAAATGGGTGGTTCAGCGAAATTCAAAATGAATTGTGGCCGGGccaagcattttcattaaaactatCGAGAGTTCTTCATGAAGAAAAGTCAAAATACCAGGATATCAAAGTACTAGACAC TGCCACGTATGGGACATGTTTAGTTTTGGATGGAATTATTCAGTGCACTACTCGGGATGAGTTTTCCTACCAAGAAATGATATCATTTTTACCGTTAAATAGCCATCCTGCTCCGAAAAAAGTTCTTATTGTGGGAGGTGGTGATGGAGGTGTTGCGCGAGAAGTTTCGAAACATCCTTTAGTTGAAGAAATTCATCAAGTAGAAATTGATGAAAGAGTAGTAGAGTTATCAAAAGAATTTTTACCAAATATGGCCTGTGGATTTAAAAACCCCAAAGTTAAGCTTACCATTGGAGATggatttaaatatatgaaagaaCATGCAAACGAATTCGATGTAATTATAACTGATAGTTCAGATCCTGTTGGTCCTGCAGAATCATTGTTTCAAGAAAGTTACTATGAACTCATGAAAAATGCGTTGCGGCCAGGAGGCATAGTGTGCTCCCAGGGAGGAAGCTTTTGGTTGAACTGTGCGTATGTTAAAAAGATTATGGATGGATGTAAAAAGCATTTTACCAAAGTATCATACGCTCATACATCAATTCCATCGTATCCATGTGGACATATTGGTTTCGTGATTGGTTGTCTTGATTcgaatacaaatttcaaaacctCGTTACACAATCTCAGTGAAGCGGAATTGGAAAACATGAAACTGAAATATTATACCAGAAATATACATTCTGCGGCTTTTTCATTACCACGATGGGTAGAATTATTTCTCTCTAACAAATAA
- the LOC126764137 gene encoding spermidine synthase isoform X1 yields MVDQILNGWFSEIQNELWPGQAFSLKLSRVLHEENSNSNSNQDIKVLDTATYGTCLVLDGIIQCTTRDEFSYQEMISFLPLNSHPAPKKVLIVGGGDGGVAREVSKHPLVEEIHQVEIDERVVELSKEFLPNMACGFKNPKVKLTIGDGFKYMKEHANEFDVIITDSSDPVGPAESLFQESYYELMKNALRPGGIVCSQGGSFWLNCAYVKKIMDGCKKHFTKVSYAHTSIPSYPCGHIGFVIGCLDSNTNFKTSLHNLSEAELENMKLKYYTRNIHSAAFSLPRWVELFLSNK; encoded by the exons ATGGTGGACCAAATCTTAAATGGGTGGTTCAGTGAAATTCAAAATGAATTGTGGCCGGGccaagcattttcattaaaactatCGAGAGTTCTTCATGAAGAAAACTCAAACTCAAACTCAAACCAGGATATCAAAGTACTAGACAC TGCCACGTATGGGACATGTTTAGTTTTGGATGGAATTATTCAGTGCACTACTCGGGATGAGTTTTCCTACCAAGAAATGATATCATTTTTACCGTTAAATAGCCATCCTGCTCCGAAAAAAGTTCTTATTGTGGGAGGTGGTGATGGAGGTGTTGCGCGAGAAGTTTCGAAACATCCTTTAGTTGAAGAAATTCATCAAGTAGAAATTGATGAAAGAGTAGTAGAGTTATCAAAAGAATTTTTACCAAATATGGCCTGTGGATTTAAAAACCCCAAAGTTAAGCTTACCATTGGAGATggatttaaatatatgaaagaaCATGCAAACGAATTCGATGTAATTATAACTGATAGTTCAGATCCTGTTGGTCCTGCAGAATCATTGTTTCAAGAAAGTTACTATGAACTCATGAAAAATGCGTTGCGGCCAGGAGGCATAGTGTGCTCCCAGGGAGGAAGCTTTTGGTTGAACTGTGCGTATGTTAAAAAGATTATGGATGGATGTAAAAAGCATTTTACCAAAGTATCATACGCTCATACATCAATTCCATCGTATCCATGTGGACATATTGGTTTCGTGATTGGTTGTCTTGATTcgaatacaaatttcaaaacctCGTTACACAATCTCAGTGAAGCGGAATTGGAAAACATGAAACTGAAATATTATACCAGAAATATACATTCTGCGGCTTTTTCATTACCACGATGGGTAGAATTATTTCTCTCTAACAAATAA
- the LOC126764137 gene encoding spermidine synthase isoform X2: protein MVDQILNGWFSEIQNELWPGQAFSLKLSRVLHEEKSKYQDIKVLDTATYGTCLVLDGIIQCTTRDEFSYQEMISFLPLNSHPAPKKVLIVGGGDGGVAREVSKHPLVEEIHQVEIDERVVELSKEFLPNMACGFKNPKVKLTIGDGFKYMKEHANEFDVIITDSSDPVGPAESLFQESYYELMKNALRPGGIVCSQGGSFWLNCAYVKKIMDGCKKHFTKVSYAHTSIPSYPCGHIGFVIGCLDSNTNFKTSLHNLSEAELENMKLKYYTRNIHSAAFSLPRWVELFLSNK, encoded by the exons ATGGTGGACCAAATCTTAAATGGGTGGTTCAGTGAAATTCAAAATGAATTGTGGCCGGGccaagcattttcattaaaactatCGAGAGTTCTTCATGAAGAAAAGTCAAAATACCAGGATATCAAAGTACTAGACAC TGCCACGTATGGGACATGTTTAGTTTTGGATGGAATTATTCAGTGCACTACTCGGGATGAGTTTTCCTACCAAGAAATGATATCATTTTTACCGTTAAATAGCCATCCTGCTCCGAAAAAAGTTCTTATTGTGGGAGGTGGTGATGGAGGTGTTGCGCGAGAAGTTTCGAAACATCCTTTAGTTGAAGAAATTCATCAAGTAGAAATTGATGAAAGAGTAGTAGAGTTATCAAAAGAATTTTTACCAAATATGGCCTGTGGATTTAAAAACCCCAAAGTTAAGCTTACCATTGGAGATggatttaaatatatgaaagaaCATGCAAACGAATTCGATGTAATTATAACTGATAGTTCAGATCCTGTTGGTCCTGCAGAATCATTGTTTCAAGAAAGTTACTATGAACTCATGAAAAATGCGTTGCGGCCAGGAGGCATAGTGTGCTCCCAGGGAGGAAGCTTTTGGTTGAACTGTGCGTATGTTAAAAAGATTATGGATGGATGTAAAAAGCATTTTACCAAAGTATCATACGCTCATACATCAATTCCATCGTATCCATGTGGACATATTGGTTTCGTGATTGGTTGTCTTGATTcgaatacaaatttcaaaacctCGTTACACAATCTCAGTGAAGCGGAATTGGAAAACATGAAACTGAAATATTATACCAGAAATATACATTCTGCGGCTTTTTCATTACCACGATGGGTAGAATTATTTCTCTCTAACAAATAA
- the LOC126764137 gene encoding spermidine synthase isoform X5, whose amino-acid sequence MISFLPLNSHPAPKKVLIVGGGDGGVAREVSKHPLVEEIHQVEIDERVVELSKEFLPNMACGFKNPKVKLTIGDGFKYMKEHANEFDVIITDSSDPVGPAESLFQESYYELMKNALRPGGIVCSQGGSFWLNCAYVKKIMDGCKKHFTKVSYAHTSIPSYPCGHIGFVIGCLDSNTNFKTSLHNLSEAELENMKLKYYTRNIHSAAFSLPRWVELFLSNK is encoded by the coding sequence ATGATATCATTTTTACCGTTAAATAGCCATCCTGCTCCGAAAAAAGTTCTTATTGTGGGAGGTGGTGATGGAGGTGTTGCGCGAGAAGTTTCGAAACATCCTTTAGTTGAAGAAATTCATCAAGTAGAAATTGATGAAAGAGTAGTAGAGTTATCAAAAGAATTTTTACCAAATATGGCCTGTGGATTTAAAAACCCCAAAGTTAAGCTTACCATTGGAGATggatttaaatatatgaaagaaCATGCAAACGAATTCGATGTAATTATAACTGATAGTTCAGATCCTGTTGGTCCTGCAGAATCATTGTTTCAAGAAAGTTACTATGAACTCATGAAAAATGCGTTGCGGCCAGGAGGCATAGTGTGCTCCCAGGGAGGAAGCTTTTGGTTGAACTGTGCGTATGTTAAAAAGATTATGGATGGATGTAAAAAGCATTTTACCAAAGTATCATACGCTCATACATCAATTCCATCGTATCCATGTGGACATATTGGTTTCGTGATTGGTTGTCTTGATTcgaatacaaatttcaaaacctCGTTACACAATCTCAGTGAAGCGGAATTGGAAAACATGAAACTGAAATATTATACCAGAAATATACATTCTGCGGCTTTTTCATTACCACGATGGGTAGAATTATTTCTCTCTAACAAATAA